From Candidatus Sulfotelmatobacter sp., the proteins below share one genomic window:
- a CDS encoding septal ring lytic transglycosylase RlpA family protein — protein MAFAAALWLAAGLAHAHSPRRDRHGDEIGKASYLGKQFDHRPTASGELYDPERLTAAHPRLPFGTYVRVTNLENGRSVRLRINDRGPYGKGRVIDVSMRAARQLGFLQQGIARVRVEVDDDRNAARLEP, from the coding sequence GTGGCGTTCGCCGCGGCACTCTGGCTCGCGGCCGGCCTGGCGCACGCCCATTCGCCGAGGCGCGATCGACACGGCGACGAGATCGGCAAGGCCTCGTATCTCGGGAAGCAATTCGACCATCGCCCGACCGCGAGCGGCGAGCTCTACGACCCCGAGCGGCTCACCGCCGCGCATCCGCGACTGCCGTTCGGCACCTACGTGCGCGTCACCAATCTCGAGAATGGTCGCAGCGTGCGTCTCCGCATCAACGATCGTGGGCCGTACGGGAAGGGCCGGGTCATCGACGTCTCGATGCGGGCCGCGCGGCAGCTCGGTTTCCTGCAGCAGGGGATCGCGCGGGTGCGGGTCGAGGTGGACGACGACCGCAACGCCGCCCGCCTCGAACCCTGA
- a CDS encoding HDOD domain-containing protein codes for MIRDLFKRWTSRPKPEETGAPEAPEPVDAPAQAAPESPPAAVPTPTEAARPATARPVHPVEATESSLQRSLRWRFKVLLDRATREELQSDGPRIASRICAQDSNLVRQPPTAVQEALRVARNPMSSYGQVIALFERDPALAPALLRHANSAFYRREGPPLVSLHDAAHRIGMGGIDAVLTSAMVSGLLCKPGGIYDDYVQKVWTHMRCTAPLARWLAPAFGVDPEKAWVYALLHDVGKLIVFDHLTSLRGEWRRELKIPPAYFHQLLAHVHEPLGGLAMLKWGLGGEAARVVSEHHRRVAPPTRDPHAELVHVAEALDIAHANKREFDWEAVWRDGAIHVDRAEVERLLPEWEPEA; via the coding sequence GTGATCCGAGATCTGTTCAAGCGCTGGACCTCGCGCCCGAAGCCCGAGGAGACAGGCGCGCCGGAAGCTCCCGAGCCGGTCGACGCGCCAGCGCAGGCCGCGCCCGAATCGCCTCCCGCCGCGGTCCCCACGCCAACCGAGGCGGCTCGCCCCGCCACGGCGCGCCCGGTTCATCCGGTCGAGGCCACCGAGAGCTCGCTCCAGCGTTCGTTGCGCTGGCGATTCAAGGTGCTGCTCGATCGCGCCACACGCGAGGAGCTGCAGTCCGATGGCCCCAGGATCGCCTCGCGCATCTGCGCGCAGGACTCGAACCTGGTGCGCCAGCCGCCGACCGCCGTCCAGGAGGCGCTGCGCGTCGCCCGCAATCCGATGTCGAGCTACGGGCAGGTGATCGCGCTGTTCGAGCGCGACCCCGCGCTCGCGCCGGCCCTGCTGCGCCACGCCAATTCCGCCTTCTACCGCCGCGAGGGTCCGCCGCTGGTCTCGCTCCACGACGCCGCGCACCGTATCGGCATGGGTGGCATCGATGCGGTGCTCACCTCGGCGATGGTGAGCGGACTGTTGTGCAAGCCGGGCGGGATCTACGACGACTACGTGCAGAAGGTCTGGACGCACATGCGCTGCACCGCGCCGCTCGCGCGCTGGCTCGCCCCCGCGTTCGGCGTGGATCCCGAAAAGGCCTGGGTCTACGCGCTGCTCCACGACGTCGGCAAGCTGATCGTGTTCGATCATCTCACTTCGCTGCGCGGTGAATGGCGTCGCGAGCTGAAAATTCCGCCTGCCTACTTCCATCAGCTGCTCGCCCACGTTCACGAACCGCTCGGCGGGCTCGCGATGCTCAAGTGGGGACTTGGCGGCGAAGCAGCACGCGTGGTCTCCGAGCATCACCGCCGGGTCGCTCCGCCGACTCGCGATCCCCATGCCGAGCTGGTTCATGTCGCGGAGGCGCTCGACATCGCACACGCCAACAAGCGCGAGTTCGACTGGGAGGCGGTGTGGCGCGACGGCGCGATCCATGTCGATCGCGCGGAGGTGGAGAGGCTGCTGCCCGAGTGGGAACCCGAGGCGTGA